A DNA window from Aureibaculum sp. 2308TA14-22 contains the following coding sequences:
- the amaB gene encoding L-piperidine-6-carboxylate dehydrogenase — translation MIATAKDFGIKKALEQLGVNDINDGTSTGSNNFSGGGYIESHSPVDGQLIGKVKTTTADDYEKVMEAATSAFKTWRIMPAPQRGEIVRQFGEKLREKKEALGKLVSYEMGKSYQEGLGEVQEMIDICDFAVGLSRQLHGFTMHSERPGHRMYEQYHPLGVVGIISAFNFPVAVWAWNTALAWICGDVCVWKPSEKAPLCGIACQNIAAEVFKANDLPEGISNLINGDYKVGEFITKDKRVPLISATGSTRMGKIVAQEVAGRLGRSLLELGGNNAIIITPDADIKMTVIGAVFGAVGTCGQRCTSTRRLIIHESVYDKVKNAIVDAYKQIRIGNPLDESNHVGPLIDKDAVKMYQQALERVVDEGGNIVVEGGVLSGEGYESGCYVKPAIAEAEPQFEIVQHETFAPVLYLLKYSGGIENAIDIQNEVAQGLSSAIMTNNLREAERFLSHAGSDCGIANVNIGTSGAEIGGAFGGEKETGGGRESGSDAWKIYMRRQTNTINYTEDLPLAQGIKFDL, via the coding sequence ATGATAGCAACAGCAAAAGATTTTGGTATAAAAAAAGCCTTAGAACAGTTAGGTGTAAATGATATAAATGACGGGACTTCAACTGGTAGTAATAACTTTTCAGGAGGAGGTTATATTGAATCACATTCGCCAGTTGATGGCCAATTAATCGGTAAAGTAAAAACAACAACTGCAGATGACTATGAAAAAGTGATGGAAGCAGCAACTTCAGCCTTTAAAACTTGGCGAATAATGCCAGCTCCGCAACGTGGTGAGATTGTTAGACAGTTTGGTGAAAAGCTGCGAGAGAAAAAAGAAGCTTTAGGCAAATTGGTTTCTTATGAAATGGGTAAAAGTTATCAAGAAGGATTAGGTGAAGTACAAGAAATGATAGATATATGCGATTTTGCAGTAGGCTTATCACGTCAATTACATGGTTTTACCATGCACAGTGAGCGTCCTGGACATAGAATGTACGAGCAGTATCATCCATTAGGTGTTGTAGGCATTATTTCTGCATTTAACTTTCCCGTGGCAGTTTGGGCTTGGAACACAGCTTTGGCATGGATTTGTGGTGATGTTTGTGTTTGGAAACCTTCTGAAAAAGCTCCTTTGTGCGGAATTGCATGTCAAAATATTGCAGCTGAGGTTTTTAAAGCCAATGATTTACCTGAAGGTATCTCTAACCTAATTAACGGCGATTATAAAGTTGGCGAATTTATAACCAAAGATAAGCGTGTTCCGTTAATTTCAGCAACAGGTTCTACCAGAATGGGAAAAATTGTAGCTCAAGAAGTAGCAGGACGATTAGGAAGGTCTTTATTGGAACTGGGTGGTAATAATGCAATCATTATTACACCAGATGCAGATATTAAAATGACGGTTATCGGTGCGGTATTTGGTGCTGTGGGTACCTGTGGACAACGTTGTACATCCACAAGACGCCTTATTATCCATGAAAGTGTGTACGATAAGGTAAAAAATGCTATTGTAGATGCTTACAAGCAGATTCGAATTGGTAATCCGTTAGATGAAAGCAATCATGTAGGGCCATTAATTGATAAAGACGCAGTTAAAATGTATCAACAAGCTCTTGAAAGGGTTGTTGATGAAGGTGGAAATATTGTAGTTGAAGGTGGTGTACTATCAGGTGAAGGTTATGAAAGCGGTTGTTATGTAAAACCTGCCATTGCGGAAGCTGAACCTCAATTTGAAATTGTACAGCATGAAACATTTGCACCAGTTTTATATTTATTAAAATATTCAGGAGGTATTGAAAATGCCATAGATATTCAAAATGAAGTAGCTCAGGGCTTGTCTTCCGCAATAATGACCAATAATTTGCGTGAAGCAGAACGGTTTTTATCTCATGCGGGTTCTGATTGTGGTATTGCCAATGTAAATATCGGAACTTCCGGTGCGGAAATAGGCGGTGCTTTTGGGGGTGAAAAAGAAACTGGTGGCGGACGCGAATCAGGTTCTGATGCTTGGAAAATCTATATGAGGCGTCAAACCAATACCATTAACTATACTGAAGATTTACCATTGGCTCAGGGAATAAAATTTGATTTGTAA
- a CDS encoding RNA polymerase sigma factor, whose protein sequence is MSLKELINSCKQNDIKAQSQIYQLYAGKLFGLCLKYSKNYEEAQDNLHNGFITIFDKIGQYEYKGSFEGWLKRIIVNTALQTYRKKNVLSLVNEEIPDVEVEVEINDEDIKLDFLLKLIQELPERYQLVFNLYVLDGYPHKEIAKMLNISEGTSKSNLSRARVILRNKIEANQLTKNEAL, encoded by the coding sequence ATGAGTTTAAAAGAGCTCATAAACAGCTGTAAGCAAAATGATATAAAAGCCCAATCTCAAATTTACCAGCTCTATGCTGGTAAATTGTTTGGGCTATGCCTAAAATATTCAAAAAATTACGAAGAAGCTCAAGACAATCTACACAATGGTTTTATAACCATTTTTGATAAAATTGGGCAATATGAGTATAAGGGTTCTTTTGAAGGGTGGTTAAAAAGAATAATTGTAAATACAGCATTACAAACATATAGAAAAAAAAATGTTTTAAGCTTGGTAAATGAAGAAATACCAGATGTTGAAGTTGAAGTAGAAATAAATGACGAAGACATTAAACTTGATTTTTTACTCAAATTGATACAAGAGTTACCCGAGCGATATCAACTAGTTTTTAATTTATACGTATTGGATGGTTATCCGCATAAAGAAATTGCCAAAATGTTGAATATTTCTGAGGGCACATCAAAATCGAACTTATCTAGGGCTAGGGTAATTTTAAGAAATAAGATAGAGGCCAATCAACTAACAAAAAACGAAGCACTTTAA